One region of Aeromicrobium sp. Sec7.5 genomic DNA includes:
- a CDS encoding ferredoxin: MTAIAVDWTRCDGHGICARLLHEKITLDEWGFPLITDPEIEPYLVGAARQAVAACPALALRVE; this comes from the coding sequence ATGACCGCGATCGCCGTGGACTGGACCCGCTGCGACGGGCACGGGATCTGCGCCCGCCTCCTCCACGAGAAGATCACCCTCGACGAGTGGGGGTTCCCGCTCATCACCGACCCGGAGATCGAGCCGTACCTGGTCGGGGCCGCCCGGCAGGCGGTCGCCGCGTGCCCCGCGCTCGCCCTCCGCGTCGAGTGA
- a CDS encoding COG4705 family protein yields MTHSSPDPYRTTVVTGDAAPAHRTDRGAWTTTLATKVPEVVLLFWVVKILSTTVGETAADFLSGNLGLGLPATTAIMSVLLAAALIAQFSVRRYIPWVYWLTVVLVSVVGTLFSDNLVDNLGVSLWTTTAIFSAGLVAAFGAWYRSEHTLSIHTIVTRRREAYYWAVILFTFALGTSAGDLIAERLAFGYVPSALMFGAVIALILVAHLKLGLNAVVAFWAAYILTRPFGASMGDFLTAAPKDGGLGLGTNATSAIFLAVIVAAVAWFTVQERRENREVAA; encoded by the coding sequence ATGACCCACAGCTCACCTGATCCATACCGGACCACCGTCGTCACCGGCGACGCAGCTCCCGCCCACCGCACCGACCGTGGTGCCTGGACCACGACCTTGGCCACCAAGGTGCCGGAGGTCGTCCTGCTGTTCTGGGTCGTCAAGATCCTCTCGACGACCGTCGGCGAGACCGCGGCCGACTTCCTCTCCGGCAACCTCGGACTCGGGTTGCCGGCCACGACCGCGATCATGAGCGTCCTGCTCGCCGCCGCTCTCATCGCCCAGTTCTCGGTCCGCCGCTACATCCCGTGGGTCTACTGGCTCACCGTCGTGCTGGTCAGCGTCGTCGGCACGCTGTTCTCCGACAACCTCGTCGACAACCTTGGTGTGAGCCTGTGGACCACCACGGCGATCTTCAGCGCAGGACTCGTGGCGGCCTTCGGTGCCTGGTACCGCAGCGAGCACACCCTCTCGATCCACACGATCGTCACGCGGCGCCGGGAGGCGTACTACTGGGCCGTCATCCTCTTCACGTTCGCCCTCGGCACCTCCGCCGGCGACCTGATCGCCGAGCGTCTCGCCTTCGGCTACGTCCCATCGGCGCTGATGTTCGGCGCAGTCATCGCCCTGATCCTGGTGGCCCACCTCAAGCTCGGCCTCAACGCCGTCGTCGCCTTCTGGGCCGCGTACATCCTGACCCGCCCGTTCGGTGCGTCGATGGGGGACTTCCTCACCGCCGCGCCGAAGGACGGCGGGCTCGGCCTCGGCACCAATGCGACCAGCGCGATCTTCCTGGCCGTGATCGTCGCGGCCGTCGCCTGGTTCACGGTGCAGGAGCGGCGCGAGAACCGTGAGGTCGCCGCATGA
- a CDS encoding VIT1/CCC1 transporter family protein, whose protein sequence is MPDDSELRPVPRSGAHEGEPHDAAMGARLNWLRAGVLGANDGIVSTAGLVVGVAGASAARGTIFTAGLAGLVVGAVSMALGEYISVSSQRDSERSQLELETRELQESPEDEMAELAGLYERKGLSADTARRVAEELTAHDALAAHADIELGIDPDELTSPIQAAVASAISFTVGATLPLAAIMLAPASTRVVWTVLIVLFALAVAGLVSARIGHSSVRLAVTRVVVGGAVGLAVTYAIGRLFGTAVA, encoded by the coding sequence ATGCCTGACGACTCCGAGCTCCGACCCGTACCCCGTTCCGGAGCCCACGAGGGTGAGCCGCACGACGCCGCGATGGGGGCTCGGCTGAACTGGTTGCGGGCCGGGGTTCTCGGGGCCAACGATGGCATCGTGTCCACCGCTGGCCTCGTCGTGGGAGTCGCGGGGGCGTCTGCCGCGCGGGGCACGATCTTCACCGCAGGGCTGGCGGGTCTGGTGGTCGGCGCGGTGTCGATGGCGCTCGGGGAGTACATCTCCGTCAGCAGCCAACGCGACAGCGAGCGATCGCAGCTGGAGCTGGAGACCCGCGAGCTCCAGGAATCCCCGGAGGACGAGATGGCCGAGCTCGCCGGTCTCTATGAACGCAAGGGACTCTCGGCCGACACAGCGCGCCGCGTGGCCGAGGAGCTCACCGCGCACGACGCGCTCGCGGCCCATGCCGACATCGAGCTGGGCATCGATCCGGACGAGCTCACGAGCCCGATCCAGGCAGCGGTGGCCTCGGCGATCTCATTCACCGTCGGTGCCACGCTGCCGCTCGCAGCGATCATGCTCGCGCCCGCGTCGACCAGGGTGGTGTGGACCGTGCTGATCGTCCTGTTCGCCCTTGCCGTCGCTGGCCTTGTGAGCGCGCGGATCGGGCACAGCAGCGTGCGTCTCGCCGTGACTCGGGTCGTCGTGGGCGGCGCAGTCGGACTGGCCGTGACCTATGCGATCGGCAGGCTCTTCGGCACTGCGGTCGCCTAG
- a CDS encoding NADH-ubiquinone oxidoreductase-F iron-sulfur binding region domain-containing protein translates to MTVTDSPTTAPFRPLGSPRVLAGISAGRALTWAEHRAIHGTPALRARAWLTDAARAVNLLGRGGASFPVVVKIEAMPLGGPMTVLVNGSEGEPASYKDRALMTVAPHLVIDGALVMAHALCASGVTIAVHDHLAHAALTRALAERPDAGTVVLAHTRTGFVAGEIRAVVTGLNTGLARPGGRRELPHDHGLAGRPSFASNVETFAQIAVLARLGPAGYASTGSRDEPGTSLVTLVGDVVQPGVLEVANGTPLADLLPGRPDAPVLVGGFHGTWVRSTAGLTIDRAALRASGSPLGAGVIARPLAGTCVLAEVAAVSHWLADQSAGQCGPCFFGLPALADDVRAFAAGRGSDAQLLRRAGQVRGRGACAHPDGAAQFMTSAIGALADDIAVHRAHGSCGRPPSSIFPLPRRTS, encoded by the coding sequence ATGACCGTGACCGACAGCCCCACGACCGCCCCGTTCCGACCTCTCGGTTCACCCCGGGTCCTCGCGGGGATCTCGGCAGGCCGGGCCCTCACCTGGGCCGAGCACCGCGCCATCCACGGAACGCCGGCACTTCGGGCTCGTGCCTGGCTCACCGACGCGGCACGCGCCGTGAACCTCCTCGGCCGTGGCGGAGCGTCCTTCCCGGTCGTCGTCAAGATCGAGGCCATGCCGCTCGGCGGCCCGATGACCGTGCTCGTCAACGGAAGCGAGGGGGAGCCGGCCAGCTACAAGGACCGCGCCCTCATGACCGTCGCCCCGCACCTGGTGATCGACGGTGCCCTTGTCATGGCTCACGCGCTGTGTGCGAGCGGCGTGACGATCGCGGTCCACGACCACCTCGCTCACGCTGCACTGACCAGGGCGCTCGCTGAGCGACCGGACGCGGGCACCGTCGTGCTGGCCCACACCCGCACCGGGTTCGTCGCGGGAGAGATTCGCGCCGTCGTCACCGGCCTCAACACGGGGCTCGCTCGACCGGGCGGTCGTCGGGAGCTCCCGCACGACCACGGCCTTGCGGGGCGCCCGAGCTTCGCCTCGAACGTCGAGACCTTCGCCCAGATTGCCGTGCTCGCACGGCTCGGCCCGGCCGGGTACGCCAGCACCGGGAGCCGCGACGAGCCGGGCACCAGCCTGGTCACCCTCGTGGGCGACGTGGTCCAGCCGGGCGTCCTCGAGGTCGCCAATGGCACGCCGCTCGCGGACCTGCTGCCCGGTCGACCGGACGCCCCCGTCCTCGTCGGCGGGTTCCACGGCACGTGGGTCCGCTCGACTGCCGGACTGACGATCGACCGAGCCGCACTGCGCGCCTCCGGTTCGCCGCTCGGCGCCGGTGTCATCGCGCGCCCACTCGCTGGTACCTGCGTGCTTGCCGAGGTCGCCGCCGTGAGCCACTGGCTGGCCGACCAGTCGGCCGGCCAATGTGGCCCCTGTTTCTTCGGCCTGCCCGCACTGGCCGACGACGTCCGCGCGTTCGCCGCCGGGCGAGGCTCCGATGCCCAGCTGCTCCGCCGCGCGGGACAGGTTCGAGGACGGGGGGCCTGCGCCCACCCGGACGGCGCGGCGCAGTTCATGACCTCCGCCATCGGTGCGCTGGCCGACGACATCGCCGTCCACCGGGCCCACGGCTCGTGCGGCCGTCCGCCGTCGAGCATCTTTCCGCTCCCGAGGAGGACTTCATGA
- a CDS encoding sensor histidine kinase, giving the protein MTAVAMAAVIGTVLLVLAALTRNSVDAALDDRLELVTSAVETGDDGTIRELQAPDDAIDDAIWIFDSSGQQVQGPDAGRNVQQTAESLAQVTERTTLERRERLYLAAPITAPGASSPNGVVVVAESLEPYERTRNQVVVGLGVLGLIVTAGSSAIAAWTVRRALAPVESMATRAEEWSEHDLDSRFTSTTDGGDEIAALGGTLNHLLDRVAGALRSEQRLTAELAHELRTPLTAIRGEAEIALMLSPDDAVAQRLREVVDLVERMSGTITALLDVARGESDRDSSSDARQVIAAVLDGHPRRGSVSVATEIADGIGDAAAPAALVTRALAPLVDNAFAHAATSVTVTAGVNDRFVEISVRDDGPGVAVSDGTDLFAPGSRGPESTGAGLGLALARRVARSLGGDVVLTSDRDPTVFTLTLPRG; this is encoded by the coding sequence GTGACCGCCGTCGCGATGGCGGCTGTGATCGGCACGGTCCTGCTGGTCCTGGCGGCGCTGACGCGCAACAGCGTCGACGCGGCCCTCGACGACCGCCTGGAGCTGGTGACCTCGGCGGTCGAGACGGGTGACGACGGCACGATCCGCGAGCTCCAGGCACCCGATGACGCGATCGATGACGCGATCTGGATCTTCGACTCCTCCGGACAGCAGGTCCAGGGGCCCGACGCGGGCCGCAACGTGCAGCAGACGGCCGAGTCGCTGGCCCAGGTGACCGAGCGCACGACGCTCGAACGCCGGGAGCGGCTCTACCTGGCTGCACCGATCACGGCACCGGGCGCCAGCTCGCCGAACGGGGTCGTGGTCGTGGCGGAGTCGCTCGAGCCGTACGAACGCACGCGCAACCAGGTCGTGGTGGGCCTGGGCGTGCTGGGGCTGATCGTCACCGCCGGCTCGAGCGCGATCGCCGCCTGGACGGTCCGTCGCGCCCTGGCCCCGGTCGAGTCCATGGCGACACGCGCGGAGGAGTGGAGCGAGCACGACCTCGACTCCCGGTTCACCTCCACGACCGACGGCGGCGACGAGATCGCGGCACTGGGCGGCACCCTCAACCACCTCCTCGACCGCGTCGCGGGCGCTCTGCGCAGCGAGCAACGGCTGACGGCCGAGCTCGCCCACGAGCTGCGCACCCCGCTGACCGCCATCAGGGGCGAGGCGGAGATCGCGCTCATGTTGTCTCCCGACGATGCGGTCGCGCAGCGGCTCCGGGAGGTCGTGGACCTCGTCGAGCGGATGAGCGGCACGATCACGGCGTTGTTGGACGTCGCCCGCGGCGAGTCCGACCGCGACTCCAGCAGCGACGCCCGGCAGGTCATCGCCGCGGTGCTGGACGGCCACCCTCGGCGGGGCTCCGTCAGCGTCGCCACCGAGATCGCCGACGGCATCGGCGACGCGGCGGCCCCGGCGGCCCTGGTGACCAGGGCGTTGGCGCCTCTGGTCGACAACGCCTTCGCCCATGCCGCCACGAGCGTCACCGTCACCGCGGGGGTGAACGACCGGTTCGTCGAGATCAGCGTCCGCGACGACGGACCCGGGGTCGCGGTCAGCGACGGCACTGATCTCTTCGCCCCCGGCTCCCGGGGACCCGAGAGCACGGGAGCGGGGCTCGGCCTCGCCCTCGCACGACGGGTGGCTCGCTCGCTCGGCGGCGACGTCGTGCTGACGTCCGACCGTGACCCCACCGTGTTCACGCTGACCCTGCCTCGCGGCTGA
- a CDS encoding response regulator transcription factor, whose translation MGDVTRIGICEDDGAVRRVLTDAVRMHGHEVVIARNGQEAVANLGVESGVDVLVIDIGLPDADGRDVCQALRASGQHAPVLFLTALDAVHDRVSGFNAGGDDYVAKPFAVAEVLVRLDALTRRSRAVPDVATGLRLDPGRFSVRHGDLEERLTPTEYRFLAALAAQPGTVIRRRAAVVAAWPDGTLVSENTIDSYVRRLRVKLAAVESPVNLETVRGVGFVLQ comes from the coding sequence ATGGGCGACGTGACCCGTATCGGCATCTGTGAGGACGACGGCGCCGTCCGCCGTGTGCTCACCGACGCTGTCCGGATGCACGGCCACGAGGTGGTCATCGCGCGCAACGGCCAGGAGGCCGTCGCCAACCTCGGCGTCGAGTCCGGGGTCGACGTCCTCGTGATCGACATCGGTCTGCCGGACGCCGACGGCCGCGACGTCTGCCAGGCGCTTCGCGCTTCCGGCCAGCACGCGCCGGTGCTGTTCCTCACGGCGCTCGATGCTGTCCACGACCGGGTCTCGGGCTTCAACGCCGGCGGCGACGACTACGTCGCCAAGCCGTTCGCCGTCGCCGAGGTCCTCGTGCGGCTCGACGCCCTGACCCGCCGATCCCGTGCAGTCCCGGACGTGGCCACGGGACTTCGCCTCGACCCCGGCCGCTTCTCGGTGCGGCACGGCGACCTCGAAGAGCGGTTGACCCCCACCGAGTACCGCTTCCTCGCGGCGCTCGCCGCCCAGCCCGGCACTGTCATCCGCCGCCGCGCCGCGGTCGTCGCGGCCTGGCCCGACGGGACGCTCGTCAGTGAGAACACGATCGACTCCTACGTCCGTCGTCTCCGCGTGAAGCTCGCCGCCGTCGAGTCACCGGTGAACCTGGAGACCGTGCGCGGCGTCGGGTTCGTGCTCCAGTGA